One Obesumbacterium proteus DNA window includes the following coding sequences:
- a CDS encoding LysR family transcriptional regulator: protein MRLNFSDFAPFIVVARHKSFRAAGDELGLSPSAISHAIKQLEQRLKIRLFNRTTRSVALTEAGKSLYDRMRPAFDEINTMIDEVNCFRDLPMGTLKINAARVAAKLFLIPLVVGFSRQYPDIKVEITTDDKLADIVGEAFDAGVRPSAIVEKDMIAIPIGPPVKFVVVATPDYFTQHGKPTHPRELVDHQSVIFRFPSGRPYHWEFVGPEGKLEVAPNGNIILDDVDAMLDATLLGAGIAFLYYDQVKSHLESGQLVSVLDEWLPEQPGFQLYYPSRQYMTCGLRAFVDYIKSS, encoded by the coding sequence ATGCGGCTGAACTTTTCCGATTTTGCGCCGTTCATCGTTGTGGCGCGGCATAAAAGCTTTCGAGCGGCGGGAGATGAGCTTGGCTTGTCACCTTCGGCGATAAGTCATGCGATTAAGCAACTTGAGCAGCGGCTCAAAATCCGGCTATTCAACCGCACCACACGCAGCGTTGCGCTGACCGAAGCTGGCAAGAGTTTGTATGATCGAATGCGCCCCGCGTTTGATGAAATCAATACCATGATTGATGAAGTGAACTGCTTTCGTGATTTGCCCATGGGGACGTTAAAAATTAATGCGGCTCGTGTGGCAGCCAAGCTGTTTCTGATCCCGCTGGTGGTGGGGTTTTCACGTCAGTATCCTGATATCAAAGTAGAAATCACCACCGATGATAAGCTGGCCGATATCGTGGGTGAAGCCTTTGACGCGGGGGTTCGCCCAAGTGCGATTGTGGAAAAAGATATGATCGCTATTCCTATCGGCCCACCGGTTAAGTTTGTTGTGGTCGCCACGCCGGATTATTTCACCCAGCATGGAAAGCCTACTCATCCGCGTGAACTGGTGGATCATCAGAGCGTTATCTTTCGTTTCCCCAGCGGGCGGCCTTATCACTGGGAATTTGTTGGGCCGGAAGGAAAGCTAGAGGTTGCCCCTAACGGCAATATTATTCTGGACGACGTAGATGCGATGTTAGATGCCACTTTGCTCGGGGCGGGTATTGCCTTTTTGTATTATGACCAAGTGAAATCTCATCTTGAAAGCGGCCAGTTGGTTTCCGTGCTCGACGAATGGTTACCGGAGCAGCCAGGATTTCAGCTGTACTACCCGAGTCGGCAATATATGACCTGCGGCTTGCGTGCCTTTGTCGATTATATTAAATCTTCTTGA
- a CDS encoding NAD(P)H oxidoreductase: MKSEKMYIVWAHPRADSLTAHIVEAMQGQAAHHAIDVTTLDLYRRGFNPVLDVEDEPDWENPNKQYSPDVHQLYSELEGHDTLVVVFPLWWYSYPAMIKGYMDRVWNHGLAYGGKGFSAKKIRWVALVGGSQSGFVKYGWEKNITDFLTSCGSYLGVEDTKITFLYNTIGVEEDITDRDNHYQSLFAIARDVIDETAN; this comes from the coding sequence ATGAAATCAGAGAAAATGTATATTGTATGGGCGCATCCTCGCGCTGATTCATTGACCGCACATATTGTTGAGGCCATGCAAGGCCAAGCTGCCCACCATGCGATCGACGTTACCACGCTCGACCTTTACCGCCGAGGGTTTAATCCCGTGCTAGACGTTGAGGATGAGCCGGACTGGGAAAATCCAAATAAGCAATACTCACCCGACGTGCATCAGCTGTATAGCGAACTGGAAGGCCACGATACGCTCGTAGTCGTCTTCCCTCTGTGGTGGTACAGCTATCCGGCCATGATTAAAGGGTATATGGATCGCGTTTGGAACCATGGGCTCGCCTACGGTGGGAAAGGGTTTTCGGCGAAAAAAATTCGTTGGGTGGCGTTGGTTGGCGGCTCACAATCAGGCTTTGTGAAATACGGTTGGGAAAAAAACATCACCGACTTCCTCACCAGCTGTGGCAGCTACTTAGGCGTTGAGGACACTAAAATTACCTTCCTCTACAACACCATCGGCGTTGAAGAAGACATCACCGATCGCGATAACCATTACCAATCGCTGTTTGCTATCGCCCGCGACGTGATTGACGAAACAGCAAACTAA
- a CDS encoding DUF4056 domain-containing protein, with protein MVLKYGLSSLILLTSACSASVKLPITPDLSTVPQQSATRVWPTVERLSAPDGLRPCCAFGYNLKAQALGIPVPFYQLNNVVEADSLGEHHYNDSLFGAVANLMGISSEQDGLLYTTRGGFIDIAHVRDTADMTLYLFSHIWPQLGQAQTIELSQELAKRKITLFAFTPPQDEAERFTLAAYLSSYLAFQVAAWHEIAQWYGFESVPGFSEGISAFSPEDLYSNLVGARLATSLILQGHTASVAQFNVAMQTILPDALHSLGAVDASDTRFQFDMLDGNWWNSHRAAPEKFLVLKRNYLTEDDRVPTPVPGEQAQPLRLQLPSEWAGLQMQALGELQLWPGRSMKQLPAPAKYYTFRDFPALALHARVGDAVDLSAQK; from the coding sequence ATTGTGCTCAAATATGGATTATCGAGTCTGATCTTGCTGACATCTGCCTGTTCAGCGAGTGTCAAATTGCCGATTACGCCTGATTTATCAACGGTACCTCAGCAGAGCGCTACGCGTGTGTGGCCAACGGTTGAGCGGCTTTCTGCCCCTGATGGATTACGTCCGTGCTGTGCTTTTGGCTATAACTTAAAAGCACAGGCCCTAGGGATTCCGGTTCCCTTTTATCAGCTTAATAACGTGGTAGAAGCTGATTCGCTGGGGGAGCATCACTATAACGACAGTCTGTTTGGTGCGGTTGCCAATCTGATGGGTATCAGCAGCGAACAAGATGGTTTGCTGTATACCACGCGGGGTGGATTCATCGATATTGCGCATGTGCGTGATACAGCGGATATGACGCTCTATCTGTTTAGCCATATTTGGCCTCAGTTGGGCCAAGCGCAAACGATCGAACTCAGCCAAGAACTCGCGAAACGCAAAATCACGCTGTTTGCATTCACGCCTCCGCAGGATGAAGCCGAGCGCTTTACGTTGGCTGCCTATCTCTCGAGCTATTTAGCATTCCAAGTGGCCGCGTGGCATGAAATTGCCCAATGGTATGGGTTTGAGTCGGTTCCCGGATTTTCAGAGGGAATTTCTGCTTTTTCACCGGAAGATCTCTATTCGAACTTAGTCGGTGCTCGTTTGGCAACGTCGCTTATTTTGCAAGGACACACGGCTTCGGTAGCGCAGTTTAATGTGGCTATGCAGACAATTTTGCCGGATGCGTTGCATAGCCTAGGTGCGGTTGACGCCAGCGACACGCGTTTCCAATTCGATATGCTGGATGGTAATTGGTGGAATAGTCACCGCGCCGCGCCGGAGAAGTTTCTGGTGTTGAAACGTAACTACCTAACGGAAGACGATCGCGTGCCTACGCCGGTTCCGGGTGAGCAGGCGCAGCCTCTGCGCCTTCAGCTTCCCAGCGAATGGGCTGGTTTGCAGATGCAAGCGCTGGGAGAACTTCAGCTTTGGCCCGGTCGTTCCATGAAACAACTGCCTGCTCCTGCGAAATACTATACTTTCCGTGATTTCCCTGCCTTGGCGCTGCATGCCAGAGTGGGGGATGCCGTGGATTTGAGTGCGCAAAAATAG
- the gntR gene encoding gluconate operon transcriptional repressor GntR, translating to MKKKRPVLQDVADKVGVTKMTVSRYLRNPSQVSAALQTKIAVALDELGYIPNRAPDILSNSTSRAIGVLLPSLTNQVFADVIRGIESVTDAHGYQTMLAHYGYRPEKEEERLLSLLPYNVDGLILSERNHTARTRKMIEVSGVPVVEMMDCITPCIDIAVGFDNFEAARQMTQAIIDRGHRKVVYFGARQDERTVIKQQGYEAAMNHAGLQPRSVMIPRGSSYSVGSELLREALDRYPDMDSIFCTNDDLAAGAAFECQRLGLRIPQDMAIAGFHGHDIGQVMTPKLASVLTPRQRMGQIAAERMLSRLRGETISTQMVDVGFTLLYGGSI from the coding sequence ATGAAGAAAAAACGCCCTGTACTTCAAGACGTCGCAGATAAAGTTGGTGTGACAAAAATGACGGTAAGCCGTTATTTGCGCAACCCATCACAAGTATCTGCTGCACTTCAAACGAAAATTGCAGTGGCGCTGGACGAACTGGGCTACATCCCTAACCGCGCACCAGATATTCTTTCCAACTCAACCAGCCGTGCCATCGGCGTACTGCTTCCTTCTCTGACCAACCAAGTTTTCGCCGATGTGATTCGCGGAATCGAAAGCGTCACCGACGCACATGGTTATCAAACCATGCTGGCGCACTACGGTTATCGGCCAGAAAAAGAAGAAGAGCGTTTGCTTTCCCTGCTCCCGTATAACGTTGATGGGCTGATCCTGTCTGAGAGAAACCACACCGCGCGCACGCGTAAAATGATCGAAGTATCCGGTGTTCCGGTCGTCGAAATGATGGACTGCATTACGCCGTGCATTGATATCGCCGTTGGGTTCGACAACTTTGAAGCCGCTCGACAAATGACTCAGGCCATTATCGATCGCGGGCACCGCAAAGTTGTTTACTTTGGCGCTCGTCAGGATGAACGTACCGTTATCAAGCAACAGGGCTATGAAGCGGCGATGAATCATGCCGGTTTGCAGCCACGTAGCGTCATGATACCGCGCGGCTCTTCTTATTCGGTAGGCAGTGAACTGTTGCGCGAAGCGCTAGACCGTTATCCTGATATGGACAGTATTTTCTGCACCAACGATGACTTAGCGGCCGGTGCGGCTTTCGAGTGCCAACGTTTAGGTCTGCGTATTCCTCAAGATATGGCGATTGCTGGATTCCACGGCCACGATATTGGTCAGGTAATGACGCCTAAATTAGCCAGCGTACTGACGCCACGTCAGCGCATGGGGCAAATCGCGGCCGAGCGGATGTTATCTCGTCTGCGCGGTGAAACTATTTCAACCCAGATGGTCGATGTCGGCTTCACGCTACTTTATGGTGGCAGCATCTAA
- the gntK gene encoding gluconokinase produces the protein MSDKKPQHHVFILMGVSGSGKSAVATSVAQQLSAGFLDGDFLHPRANIQKMSEGHALNDEDRTPWLKAVNDAIFAMQRTNDVSLIVCSALKKRYRDMLRDGNKNVSFIYLKGDFDLIESRLLARKGHFFKPQMLVSQFEALEEPTSVEQDVHAVDISLPLEGVVENTIKTIKSVISQGS, from the coding sequence ATGAGCGATAAAAAACCACAACACCACGTTTTTATTCTGATGGGCGTATCTGGCAGCGGTAAATCTGCTGTAGCAACCTCTGTAGCCCAACAGCTCAGCGCAGGTTTTCTGGATGGCGACTTCCTGCATCCGCGCGCCAATATCCAAAAAATGTCTGAAGGCCACGCCCTGAATGACGAAGACCGCACGCCATGGCTGAAAGCGGTTAATGACGCCATTTTCGCAATGCAACGGACGAACGACGTTTCTCTGATCGTTTGCTCCGCGCTTAAAAAACGCTACCGCGATATGCTGCGCGACGGTAACAAAAACGTTTCCTTTATCTACCTGAAAGGCGATTTCGATCTTATTGAAAGCCGTCTGCTGGCACGTAAAGGCCACTTCTTTAAACCTCAGATGCTTGTTTCTCAATTTGAAGCGTTAGAAGAACCTACCAGCGTTGAGCAGGACGTTCACGCTGTCGACATCAGCCTCCCTCTGGAAGGCGTTGTTGAAAACACAATTAAAACCATTAAATCTGTGATTTCTCAGGGGTCATAA
- the gntU gene encoding gluconate transporter, whose translation MSTFTLVFTAVGSVLLLLFLVMKARMHAFVALMLVSIGAGIFSGMPLDDIAKTMEKGMGGTLGFLAIVVALGAMFGKILHETGALDQIAAKLLDSFGEKRAHYALGIAGLVCALPLFFDVAIVLLIGVVFAVARRTNGNVVKLAIPLFAGVAGAAAFLLPGPTPMLLASQMGADYGWMILIGLCAAIPGMILAGPLFGNFISKHVTLDLPEDIQEPSLDKSKLPSFGFSLALVLFPLVLVGMKTIGARFVEAGTELHKWLEFIGHPFTAILIACLVAIYGLAIRRGMSKEKVMEVCSAAIQPAGIILLVTGAGGVFKQILVDSGVGPALGNSLIGAGLPIAVACFVLAAAVRVIQGSATVACLTTVGLVLPVIGELGYNGAQMAALSICIAGGSIVLSHVNDSGFWLFGKFTGATEAQTLKTWSVMETILGTTGAVVGMIFFAMM comes from the coding sequence ATGAGTACTTTTACTCTCGTATTTACCGCAGTAGGTTCGGTCCTATTGCTGCTGTTTTTGGTGATGAAAGCCCGTATGCATGCCTTCGTTGCTCTGATGCTGGTTTCTATCGGCGCGGGCATTTTTTCTGGCATGCCGCTGGATGATATTGCCAAAACCATGGAAAAAGGCATGGGAGGCACATTAGGCTTCCTCGCTATCGTGGTTGCGTTGGGTGCCATGTTCGGCAAAATCCTGCATGAAACCGGCGCGTTAGATCAGATTGCCGCTAAGTTGCTCGACAGCTTTGGTGAAAAACGTGCCCACTATGCGTTGGGTATCGCCGGTCTAGTCTGTGCGCTGCCGCTGTTCTTCGACGTTGCTATCGTATTGTTGATTGGCGTGGTGTTCGCCGTTGCCCGTCGTACCAATGGCAACGTCGTTAAACTGGCTATCCCATTGTTTGCCGGTGTTGCTGGCGCAGCGGCATTCTTGCTGCCAGGGCCAACACCAATGTTGCTGGCTTCCCAGATGGGCGCTGACTATGGCTGGATGATCCTGATTGGTCTGTGCGCAGCGATTCCGGGCATGATTTTAGCGGGTCCTCTGTTTGGTAACTTCATCAGCAAACACGTGACGCTGGATCTGCCTGAAGATATCCAAGAGCCAAGCTTGGATAAGAGCAAACTGCCTTCATTCGGTTTTAGTCTGGCGCTGGTTCTGTTCCCGCTGGTTCTGGTTGGTATGAAAACCATCGGTGCACGCTTTGTTGAAGCCGGCACTGAACTGCACAAATGGCTGGAATTTATCGGTCACCCATTCACGGCTATCCTGATTGCCTGTCTGGTTGCGATTTATGGTCTGGCGATCCGTCGCGGCATGAGCAAAGAGAAAGTGATGGAAGTGTGTTCTGCGGCAATCCAGCCAGCAGGTATCATTCTTCTGGTTACCGGTGCCGGTGGCGTATTCAAACAGATTCTGGTGGATTCTGGCGTTGGTCCAGCGTTAGGTAACTCTCTGATTGGCGCAGGCCTGCCAATTGCGGTTGCCTGTTTCGTGCTGGCCGCTGCGGTGCGTGTGATTCAAGGTTCTGCTACCGTTGCGTGTTTAACCACCGTAGGTTTGGTTCTGCCGGTTATTGGCGAGCTGGGCTACAACGGCGCACAGATGGCAGCACTTTCCATCTGTATCGCAGGGGGTTCTATCGTACTGAGCCACGTTAACGACTCCGGCTTCTGGCTGTTCGGTAAATTTACCGGCGCAACTGAAGCACAAACCCTGAAAACCTGGTCCGTGATGGAAACCATCCTAGGCACCACGGGCGCAGTGGTTGGTATGATCTTCTTCGCCATGATGTAA
- the rhtC gene encoding threonine export protein RhtC — translation MMLFLTVALVHLVALMAPGPDFFFVSQTAVSRSRSEAMQGVVGITLGIVIWAAVALMGLHLLLMKMAWLHSIITVGGGLYLTWMGYQLLKSARAKGQLDSGEEVSITLPARGKTFLRGFLTNLSNPKAVIYFGSVFSLFVGDNVSTPERVGLFVMIVAETFVWFSIVASVFALPVMRRGYQRLAKWIDGVAGVLFIGFGLHLIFSRS, via the coding sequence ATGATGTTGTTTTTGACGGTGGCATTGGTTCATCTGGTGGCTTTAATGGCTCCCGGACCTGATTTCTTTTTTGTTTCCCAAACGGCGGTCAGCCGTTCTCGTTCTGAAGCAATGCAGGGCGTAGTGGGAATTACACTGGGTATCGTCATTTGGGCGGCAGTTGCGCTGATGGGACTTCATCTGCTGCTGATGAAGATGGCATGGCTGCATAGCATTATCACCGTGGGCGGTGGTTTATATCTGACGTGGATGGGCTACCAGCTCCTTAAGTCTGCGCGAGCGAAAGGCCAGTTAGACAGCGGTGAAGAAGTTAGCATCACGCTTCCTGCTCGTGGAAAAACGTTCCTGCGCGGTTTTCTGACTAACCTGTCGAATCCAAAAGCGGTCATTTATTTCGGTTCTGTGTTCTCACTGTTTGTCGGTGACAATGTGAGTACGCCAGAACGTGTTGGCCTATTTGTGATGATTGTGGCGGAAACCTTTGTTTGGTTTAGCATTGTGGCATCGGTATTTGCGCTGCCAGTGATGCGCCGTGGCTATCAGCGTTTAGCCAAGTGGATTGATGGCGTTGCAGGCGTCTTGTTTATCGGCTTCGGTTTGCACCTGATTTTCTCTCGTTCGTAA
- a CDS encoding sensor histidine kinase, producing the protein MNPLSLSQRLTLVFTLLLVACCAVSGWLQVRSNTQYSQQVIQRLSVNLAQHITENNRLLGEQGLNPASVKKLFDQLMSVNPSVEVYLLDKQGHIIGDAAPEGRIKRRDVSLQPINALMQGQSMPVYGDDPRSVDGRKVFSVAPLQVEGKTEGYLYVVLLGEDYARLTDDARIGSTVWTVVGSMGLIVLFGSLAGWLAFRWVTKPVRQLTRQVSKLEQEGLDYARVMALSVPEADVKSDEVTQLRRAFVLMARRIAEQWKTLAEQDQQRREFIANISHDLRTPLTSLHGYLETLSVKSASLSEVDRKRYLDIALAQSLKVGRLAQELFELARLEYGAVKPQKERMSFSELLQDVFQKFELAAETRQIKLTADIAKGLPLVNADIYMMERVLTNLLDNAIRHTPQGGNIAVKLWYQAGQIWVQLTDSGVGIPEELKSGLFERPSLLSGARRQSAGGLGLMIVKRMLQLHGGDIMLVNENEQGACFRLMLPV; encoded by the coding sequence ATGAACCCATTGAGTTTATCCCAGCGCTTAACGCTGGTGTTTACGCTGTTGTTGGTTGCTTGCTGTGCGGTATCAGGTTGGCTTCAAGTGCGTAGCAATACGCAATATAGTCAGCAGGTTATCCAGCGTTTATCGGTTAATCTTGCTCAGCATATTACGGAGAATAACCGATTGCTCGGCGAGCAAGGGCTCAATCCTGCCTCGGTAAAAAAGCTGTTCGATCAGTTGATGTCGGTAAATCCGAGCGTGGAAGTTTATCTGCTTGATAAGCAGGGGCACATCATTGGTGATGCGGCGCCAGAAGGGCGAATCAAGCGTCGTGATGTGAGCCTTCAACCCATCAATGCGCTCATGCAGGGGCAAAGCATGCCGGTTTACGGCGATGATCCACGTAGTGTTGATGGGCGAAAGGTATTTAGCGTCGCTCCGCTACAGGTTGAGGGAAAAACCGAAGGCTATTTATACGTTGTTTTGCTGGGCGAGGATTACGCTCGGTTAACGGATGATGCGCGTATTGGTTCGACGGTTTGGACCGTCGTAGGGTCGATGGGATTGATTGTGCTGTTTGGTTCGCTAGCCGGTTGGTTGGCGTTCCGCTGGGTGACGAAACCGGTGCGTCAGCTTACTCGTCAGGTGAGTAAGCTTGAGCAGGAAGGGCTGGATTACGCTCGAGTCATGGCGCTGAGCGTGCCTGAGGCTGATGTAAAAAGTGATGAAGTGACTCAGCTTCGACGCGCATTTGTTTTGATGGCTAGGCGCATTGCCGAACAGTGGAAAACCTTGGCGGAACAGGATCAGCAACGGCGTGAATTTATTGCCAATATTTCACATGATCTGCGCACGCCGTTGACCTCTTTGCATGGCTACCTCGAAACGCTATCCGTGAAGTCGGCAAGTTTAAGCGAGGTGGATCGCAAGCGTTATCTGGATATTGCCTTGGCGCAAAGCCTTAAAGTTGGGCGACTAGCGCAGGAGTTATTTGAGCTCGCTCGCTTGGAATATGGCGCGGTTAAACCGCAGAAAGAACGCATGTCGTTCAGCGAGCTTTTGCAGGATGTTTTTCAGAAGTTTGAGCTGGCGGCTGAAACTCGCCAAATTAAGCTTACTGCGGATATCGCTAAAGGCTTGCCGCTGGTCAACGCCGATATTTATATGATGGAGCGTGTGCTAACCAATCTGTTGGATAACGCGATCCGCCATACGCCGCAGGGGGGAAATATTGCGGTGAAACTTTGGTATCAGGCAGGGCAAATTTGGGTTCAACTGACCGACAGCGGCGTAGGTATTCCTGAGGAGCTGAAATCGGGGCTGTTTGAGCGGCCGTCATTGCTTTCAGGTGCGCGGCGCCAGTCTGCGGGGGGATTGGGATTGATGATTGTGAAACGGATGCTACAGCTGCACGGTGGCGATATCATGCTGGTTAATGAGAATGAGCAAGGTGCTTGTTTCCGTTTAATGCTACCCGTGTGA
- the rsmJ gene encoding 16S rRNA (guanine(1516)-N(2))-methyltransferase RsmJ: MSIQLLLEEGADSGALSHLAERWGLVHDPDAIMALVLTPEHLELRKLDEPKLGAIFVDFVAGAMAHRRKFGGGRGEAVAKAVGIKGSYVPSVVDATAGLGRDAYVLASVGCHVRMLERHPVVAALLDDGLQRGYADPEIGGWLQERLTLLHASSIDALKDLSPAPEVVYLDPMYPHKQKSALVKKEMRVFQSLVGADLDADALLAPARALATKRIVVKRPDYAPPLADVPAHAATTTKNHRFDIYTPLK, encoded by the coding sequence TTGAGTATTCAGTTATTGTTAGAAGAGGGCGCCGATAGCGGCGCCTTATCTCATTTAGCCGAGCGCTGGGGATTGGTTCACGATCCTGATGCGATAATGGCGTTGGTATTAACGCCTGAGCATTTAGAACTTCGCAAGTTGGATGAACCCAAGCTGGGCGCGATTTTTGTCGATTTTGTCGCTGGCGCAATGGCGCATCGCCGCAAGTTTGGCGGAGGCCGTGGTGAGGCGGTGGCAAAAGCCGTGGGTATTAAAGGCAGCTATGTGCCGAGCGTTGTGGATGCGACCGCAGGATTAGGCCGCGATGCTTACGTGTTGGCGTCGGTAGGGTGTCACGTGCGTATGCTGGAGCGTCATCCCGTGGTGGCGGCACTGCTTGATGATGGTTTGCAGCGTGGTTATGCAGATCCTGAAATCGGCGGCTGGCTGCAAGAACGCCTGACCTTGCTGCATGCGTCCAGCATTGATGCGCTGAAAGATCTTAGCCCTGCGCCAGAAGTGGTGTATCTCGATCCGATGTATCCGCACAAACAGAAAAGTGCGTTAGTGAAGAAAGAGATGCGAGTGTTCCAGTCGCTGGTGGGCGCTGATTTGGATGCCGATGCATTGTTAGCTCCCGCTCGCGCGCTGGCGACCAAACGTATCGTGGTAAAACGCCCTGATTATGCTCCGCCATTGGCGGATGTGCCTGCACATGCAGCCACTACCACCAAAAATCACCGCTTTGATATTTACACGCCGCTAAAATAA
- the prlC gene encoding oligopeptidase A, with product MTNPLLTPFDLPPFSKIKPEDIVPAVKSALADCRAEVERVVAQDAPFTWDNLCQPLAEVDDRLSRIFSPVSHLNSVQNSPELREAYEQCLPLLSEYGTWVGQHEGLYQAYRSLKDGAGFAALTKPQKKAVKNSLRDFELSGIGLPKEKQQRYGGIMARLSELGSAFSNNVLDATMGWSKLITDEKELSGLPESALAAAKALAESKEKEGWLLTLDIPSYLPVMTYADNRELRHEMYQAFTTRASDQGPNAGQWDNSEIMAETLQLRHELAQLLGFKSYADKSLATKMAENPQQVLAFLNDLAERARPQGAQELAELREFTRQHFDVTELEAWDITYYSEKQKQHLYSISDEQLRPYFPEQRVLSGLFEVVKRIYGITAKERHDIDVWNPEVRFFELYDATGELRGSFYLDLYAREHKRGGAWMDDCVGRLRRADGSLQKPVAYLTCNFNRPIGDKPALFTHNEVTTLFHEFGHGLHHMLTTIETAGVSGINGVPWDAVELPSQFMENWCWEPEALAFISGHYQTNEPLPQEMLDKMLAAKNYQAALFILRQLEFGMFDFRLHTEFDPAQGARILDTLKEVKALVAVMPSPSWGRFPHAFSHIFAGGYAAGYYSYLWAELLSADAFSRFEEEGIFNVDTGRAFLDNILSQGGSDEPMNLFKNFRGREPKIDAMLRHYGIKG from the coding sequence ATGACCAATCCGTTACTGACGCCGTTCGACCTGCCACCATTCTCTAAAATCAAACCTGAGGACATCGTTCCTGCGGTGAAAAGCGCATTGGCAGATTGTCGTGCCGAAGTGGAGCGCGTGGTCGCGCAAGATGCGCCATTTACGTGGGATAATCTGTGTCAGCCACTGGCTGAAGTTGACGATCGTCTGAGCCGTATTTTCTCCCCAGTCAGCCATTTAAACTCCGTGCAAAATAGCCCTGAGCTGCGTGAAGCTTACGAACAGTGCTTGCCATTGTTGTCTGAATACGGCACTTGGGTAGGTCAGCATGAAGGGCTGTATCAGGCCTACCGTAGCCTGAAAGACGGCGCGGGTTTTGCAGCGTTAACCAAACCGCAGAAGAAAGCGGTGAAAAACTCACTGCGTGATTTCGAGCTGTCTGGTATTGGTTTGCCGAAAGAAAAACAGCAGCGCTATGGCGGAATTATGGCGCGTCTGTCCGAACTGGGCTCTGCATTCAGCAACAACGTATTGGATGCGACCATGGGCTGGAGCAAGCTGATTACGGATGAAAAAGAGCTTTCTGGTCTGCCTGAAAGTGCGCTCGCGGCCGCGAAGGCGCTGGCTGAATCCAAAGAAAAAGAAGGCTGGCTGTTAACGCTGGATATCCCAAGCTATCTGCCGGTGATGACCTATGCGGACAACCGCGAGCTGCGCCATGAGATGTATCAGGCATTTACCACTCGTGCGTCCGATCAGGGGCCAAACGCAGGTCAGTGGGATAACAGCGAAATCATGGCTGAAACTCTGCAACTGCGTCACGAATTAGCTCAGCTGCTTGGCTTTAAATCCTATGCCGATAAATCATTGGCAACCAAAATGGCAGAAAATCCACAGCAGGTTCTGGCATTCCTGAATGACTTAGCCGAACGAGCTCGTCCGCAAGGCGCGCAAGAGCTGGCTGAGCTGCGTGAGTTTACGCGCCAGCACTTCGACGTTACCGAGCTGGAAGCGTGGGATATCACCTACTACAGCGAAAAACAGAAACAACATCTGTACTCTATCAGCGATGAACAGCTGCGCCCTTATTTCCCTGAGCAGCGCGTATTGAGCGGTTTGTTTGAAGTGGTGAAACGTATTTACGGTATCACGGCTAAAGAGCGTCATGATATTGACGTGTGGAATCCAGAGGTTCGTTTCTTCGAGCTTTATGATGCGACCGGCGAGCTGCGTGGTAGTTTCTATCTCGATCTTTACGCCCGCGAGCATAAACGCGGTGGTGCGTGGATGGACGACTGTGTAGGCCGTCTACGCCGTGCCGATGGTAGCCTACAGAAGCCAGTGGCTTATCTGACCTGTAACTTTAACCGTCCAATCGGTGATAAGCCTGCATTGTTTACACATAATGAAGTGACCACGCTGTTCCATGAGTTTGGTCACGGCTTGCATCATATGCTCACCACGATCGAAACCGCAGGTGTTTCAGGGATCAACGGTGTGCCATGGGATGCCGTCGAGTTGCCAAGCCAGTTTATGGAAAACTGGTGCTGGGAGCCGGAAGCGTTGGCCTTTATCTCGGGTCATTACCAGACCAATGAGCCACTTCCGCAGGAAATGCTGGATAAAATGTTGGCGGCGAAAAACTATCAGGCCGCGCTGTTTATCCTGCGTCAGCTAGAGTTTGGGATGTTCGATTTCCGTCTGCATACTGAGTTCGATCCCGCTCAAGGCGCTCGTATTCTCGATACTCTGAAAGAGGTTAAAGCGTTAGTGGCGGTGATGCCGTCGCCAAGCTGGGGTCGTTTTCCTCATGCGTTCAGCCATATTTTTGCTGGCGGCTATGCGGCGGGCTACTACAGCTATCTGTGGGCAGAGCTGCTGTCTGCGGATGCGTTCTCTCGCTTCGAGGAAGAGGGCATTTTCAACGTAGACACTGGTCGTGCGTTCTTGGATAACATCCTGTCGCAGGGTGGTTCCGATGAGCCAATGAACCTGTTCAAAAACTTCCGTGGCCGTGAGCCGAAAATTGATGCCATGCTGCGTCACTACGGTATCAAGGGTTAA